The Impatiens glandulifera chromosome 8, dImpGla2.1, whole genome shotgun sequence genome includes a window with the following:
- the LOC124913079 gene encoding uncharacterized protein LOC124913079 yields MHNVLAFRFNYTSNKLECLGQSPNNRKYFNYNNATISLTRKETQKHNTISSSLVTPRNDQYLKTLLDSSRPFLRGEFEAIDEKLPSFVSVGAGECWHKHGNFLGHLMGVYRILKIWGVQNAVCLCGLFHSAYSNSYTNLAIFDPTTGRDVVRGHVGPEAERLIHLFCIVPRQILIHDDLLFKYVDSELVEHLKLSEISVSNAKEKRLFDDDEPWRKKIQSLVPSDGVILKHIKTGEDVRISRRLVAIFLLITMADFSDQFYGFQDILFGNTNGRMEFSGNDWDAGIWPGNGKPGLWMNSVSRMGAIYSLLVREEEIFIQQRMCNSNQSETESIKDRDEELKLVIPPVFNYCTRVLDSEEQIAGRELYWEAVCNGGNEKKEKVEKLLLDSILKNPFAGEPHVVLGQVYAGQGRFEEAEMEAEKGVRLMLEWGSPWDKRVTWEGWIAWARVVLMKSKDKSWPNTSWGILNLGLVK; encoded by the exons aTGCATAATGTTTTGGCATTCAGATTCAACTACACATCAAACAAACTCGAATGTTTGGGACAAAGCCCAAATAATCGCAAATACTTCAATTACAACAACGCGACAATCTCTCTAACACGGAAAGAAACACAAAaacacaacacaatatcatCTTCTTTAGTAACCCCTCGTAACGACCAATATCTCAAGACCCTATTGGATTCTTCGCGTCCTTTCCTCCGAGGAGAGTTTGAGGCCATCGACGAGAAACTTCCATCATTTGTGTCAGTTGGCGCCGGAGAATGCTGGCACAAACATGGAAATTTCCTGGGACACCTTATGGGTGTCTACCGAATTCTAAAAATATGGGGTGTGCAAAATGCAGTTTGCCTATGCGGTCTTTTCCACTCCGCATATTCCAACTCTTACACTAACCTCGCGATATTCGATCCCACTACTGGCCGCGACGTGGTTCGCGGCCACGTGGGACCTGAAGCCGAACGCCTCATACACCTATTCTGCATTGTTCCTCGACAAATCTTAATCCACGACGACCTCTTGTTCAAATACGTGGATTCTGAACTTGTCGAGCACCTGAAACTGTCGGAAATTTCGGTGAGCAATGCAAAGGAGAAGCGGTTGTTCGATGACGATGAACCGTGGAGGAAAAAGATCCAGTCGCTTGTGCCATCAGATGGGGTCATACTCAAGCATATCAAAACAGGGGAAGACGTTCGAATCTCACGAAGGCTCGTGGCGATTTTTCTATTGATCACCATGGCGGATTTCAGCGATCAATTCTACGGATTTCAG GATATTTTGTTTGGAAACACAAATGGAAGAATGGAATTTTCAGGAAACGACTGGGATGCCGGAATATGGCCAGGAAATGGGAAACCAGGGCTATGGATGAATTCGGTATCCCGAATGGGAGCAATCTATAGTCTTCTGGTAAGAGAAGAAGAGATTTTCATCCAACAGAGGATGTGCAATTCAAATCAATCTGAAACAGAATCAATAAAAGACAGAGATGAAGAACTGAAGCTGGTAATCCCTCCTGTCTTCAATTACTGCACTAGAGTATTAGATTCAGAGGAGCAAATAGCTGGTAGGGAATTATACTGGGAAGCAGTCTGCAATGGTGGAAatgagaagaaggagaaggttGAAAAGCTGCTGCTTGATTCTATATTGAAGAATCCATTCGCGGGAGAACCTCATGTGGTTCTAGGTCAAGTGTATGCAGGACAGGGGAGATTCGAGGAAGCAGAGATGGAGGCCGAGAAAGGAGTAAGGTTGATGTTGGAATGGGGAAGCCCGTGGGATAAGAGGGTGACTTGGGAAGGTTGGATTGCTTGGGCTAGAGTTGTTCTCATGAAGTCTAAAGACAAGTCTTGGCCAAACACTTCTTGGGGTATCCTTAATCTTGGTCTTGTCAAGTGA
- the LOC124913078 gene encoding putative U-box domain-containing protein 42, with the protein MSSNGSYWISRDGESNAPIAVLSSSSIEEITASLENLEEESDRFVELGCYFYRMSLVILELQTSNTALDIMEILSKRIDSAKEIVVKRQANDVMEKKLREVIYNMGRDLSSIPSKTFHDLEFVELSIKSLSKEMTSAGVSEITDQKETEEEEEEVDVKDISTPLPMVEVDTDLYSAVSIDDKYISTPSREVLPMVEVETDLYSVSIDYSIENFPSSKGNRRKNSFSYGNVSPGGNLSSLPKMAQYMEPHYEAFFCPLTNKIMDEPVTLETGATFERAAIVDWLGRFKDPKDFVCPKTGNKLLNRSLSTNIALKATIEEWKERNEVARVKVARAALSLANSESMVLEAMNELESISQRKNSSRLMIREMGILSLLVRFLMYRDRNVRCSTLQLLLQLAQDDEGKEMVFRTVDMTIVIRMLSSGHQPIRNASLSLLKELSCTQSMAEKIGSITGGILMLITIKYRESVDASASEKAGDVLKNLEKCSINVKRMAENGFLEPLLRHLAEGTEEMKTEMANYLAEVVLGHESKTVVAEKASPALIKMVQSDNYMTRNAAFKALNQISSYKPNATVLVEAGIVKNMVEEIFLRNTHKSEYSPLNSRIEASTVLANLIESEVELDNVRVNQDGHSITSEYMIYNIISLLKNTTPDGLNINLIRVLFCLMKSERTSSAIISVVKETDASYSLIELINNPTDELSVAATKLLISLSPYMGNTLAERLCKTRGQPENLIVFPSEMNNRITEKQAVSANFLAKLPHQNLQLNLNLLNKNTVPVVLQRIKEIQTTSIRTSRHANSYLEGLVGILVRFTSTLYDYQILILAKTYNLTSVFTDLLAKTSSDEIRKLSAIGLENLSSQSSNLSKLPPAKKRKLLQVFLRKCGSFRQTKETEPFICSVHRGACSAQDTFCLVEAKAVERLLACLESEKTEVIEAVLSALSTLLKENVVIEKSVIVLNGLNAMEYLLSVVREHREEVLWRKIFWIMERLLIDDGSDRSVVSDTLSRDKLLPSILVNAFHHGDGYTRQTAENILRYLNRMPNFTSDVTMTMSM; encoded by the exons ATGTCGAGCAATGGATCATATTGGATATCG CGAGATGGAGAGAGCAATGCTCCGATCGCGGTTTTGTCATCGTCTTCCATTGAAGAGATCACTGCATCACTTGAGAATTTGGAAGAGGAATCCGACCGTTTCGTCGAACTTGGATGTTACTTCTATCGGATGTCATTAGTCATTTTGGAACTACAAACTTCCAATACAGCCTTGGATATTATGGAGATATTATCTAAAAGAATCGATTCGGCTAAGGAAATAGTCGTCAAACGCCAAGCAAATGATGTTATGGAGAAGAAACTGAGAGAGGTTATTTACAATATGGGAAGAGATTTGAGTTCAATACCGTCGAAGACGTTTcatgatctcgaattcgtagaaCTATCAATTAAATCACTTTCTAAGGAGATGACAAGCGCAGGAGTTTCCGAGATAACAGATCAAAAGgaaactgaagaagaagaagaagaagttgatgTCAAAGATATCTCTACTCCACTACCAATGGTTGAAGTAGATACCGATCTATACTCGGCGGTAAGCATTGATGACAAATATATTTCTACTCCATCGAGAGAGGTACTACCAATGGTTGAAGTAGAGACCGATCTATACTCGGTAAGCATTGACTACTCAATCGAGAATTTCCCATCATCAAAGGGAAATCGACGAAAAAACAGCTTTAGCTATGGAAATGTAAGCCCGGGAGGAAACTTATCGTCTTTACCTAAAATGGCTCAATACATGGAGCCACATTACGAAGCCTTCTTTTGCCCTTTGACTAACAAGATTATGGATGAGCCGGTCACATTAGAAACCGGAGCAACTTTCGAGAGAGCGGCCATAGTCGATTGGCTTGGAAGATTCAAGGACCCAAAAGACTTTGTTTGTCCCAAGACGGGTAACAAGTTGTTGAATAGATCTTTGAGTACAAACATAGCTTTGAAAGCCACGATTGAGGAATGGAAGGAAAGGAATGAGGTCGCGAGAGTTAAGGTTGCTAGGGCAGCACTTTCGCTTGCCAATAGTGAATCTATGGTCTTGGAAGCGATGAACGAGCTTGAGAGCATATCGCAGAGGAAGAACAGTAGTAGGTTAATGATCCGGGAAATGGGGATATTATCGTTGTTGGTTCGGTTCTTGATGTATAGAGATAGAAACGTGAGATGTTCTACGCTTCAACTTCTCCTTCAACTCGCTCAAGATGACGAGGGAAAG GAAATGGTATTCAGGACAGTGGACATGACTATTGTGATCAGGATGCTGTCCAGCGGCCATCAGCCCATAAGAAATGCATCCTTATCACTGCTTAAGGAGCTGTCATGCACACAGTCTATGGCGGAGAAGATAGGTTCGATCACGGGAGGAATTCTGATGCTGATCACCATCAAATACAGGGAGTCTGTTGACGCCTCTGCTTCAGAGAAAGCAGGAGATGTTTTGAAGAACTTGGAGAAATGTTCCATCAATGTTAAGAGAATGGCGGAAAATGGTTTCCTGGAACCACTACTGAGACATTTAGCCGAAG GTACAGAAGAGATGAAAACAGAGATGGCGAATTACCTGGCAGAGGTTGTTCTAGGGCATGAAAGCAAAACCGTGGTGGCTGAGAAAGCTTCACCAGCTTTAATCAAAATGGTGCAGAGTGATAACTACATGACGAGAAACGCAGCATTCAAAGCTTTAAACCAGATCTCATCTTACAAACCGAATGCAACAGTTCTGGTGGAGGCAGGAATAGTGAAGAACATGGTTGAAGAGATATTTCTTAGAAATACCCACAAATCAGAGTACTCACCCTTAAACTCGAGAATTGAAGCTTCTACGGTTCTTGCAAACTTGATAGAATCAGAAGTCGAACTGGACAACGTGCGAGTAAATCAAGACGGACATTCGATTACATCTGAATATATGATCTACAATATAATCAGCTTGCTCAAGAACACAACCCCAGACGGACTCAACATCAATCTCATTAGAGTTCTGTTTTGTCTGATGAAATCGGAGAGAACCTCGTCTGCGATTATCTCAGTTGTGAAGGAAACAGACGCCAGCTACAGTTTGATCGAGCTCATCAACAATCCAACCGACGAGCTTTCTGTTGCAGCAACTAAGCTACTCATTTCATTATCTCCTTACATGGGAAACACATTGGCAGAACGACTATGCAAAACCAGAGGACAACCGGAGAACCTAATCGTGTTTCCGTCGGAGATGAATAATCGAATAACCGAAAAACAAGCAGTTTCAGCCAATTTCCTAGCTAAGCTACCTCATCAGAATCTTCAACTGAATTTAAATCTCTTAAACAAGAATACAGTACCTGTTGTTCTTCAGAGAATCAAAGAAATTCAAACCACCTCCATTAGAACAAGCAGGCATGCGAATTCCTACTTAGAAGGATTAGTCGGAATCCTAGTCCGATTCACGTCCACTCTCTACGACTATCAAATACTTATTCTCGCGAAAACCTACAATCTAACATCGGTTTTCACAGACTTACTCGCGAAGACGTCGAGTGACGAGATCCGAAAGCTATCAGCGATCGGACTTGAAAATCTCTCGTCGCAATCATCCAACCTATCAAAACTTCCTCCAGCGAAGAAACGCAAGCTTCTGCAAGTATTCCTGAGAAAATGCGGTTCGTTTCGTCAAACGAAAGAAACTGAACCGTTTATCTGTTCAGTTCATAGAGGAGCTTGTTCTGCACAGGATACATTCTGTCTAGTGGAAGCGAAGGCGGTGGAGAGGCTTTTAGCATGTTTGGAGAGCGAGAAGACGGAGGTGATTGAGGCGGTGTTATCAGCACTAAGCACATTGTTGAAGGAAAACGTTGTGATTGAGAAGAGTGTGATCGTGTTGAACGGATTGAATGCGATGGAGTATTTGTTGAGTGTAGTGAGAGAACATAGAGAAGAGGTGTTATGGAGGAAGATATTTTGGATAATGGAAAGGCTTTTGATCGACGATGGAAGTGATAGATCTGTTGTTTCTGATACGCTATCTAGGGATAAATTGCTTCCTTCGATTTTGGTAAATGCGTTTCATCATGGAGATGGATATACAAGACAGACGGCTGAGAATATATTGAGATATTTGAATAGGATGCCTAATTTTACCTCAGATGTTACCATGACAATGTCAATGtag